Proteins from one Patescibacteria group bacterium genomic window:
- a CDS encoding glycosyltransferase family 1 protein: protein MKIAIDARFFGTNTGIGRYLEQLILNLEKQDNENKYFILINYENENKYISKNKNFEKVIVNIPWYGIKEQIELPKILNKINPDLVHFPHFNVPFFYNKPFVVTIHDLILTKYPSRRATTLSLIKYFLKNILYRIIINRAVVKSKKIITVSQFTKKEIVDFFKINADKVIVTYEGVSDLKQINNINNEIIKNLGIESPFLLYVGNAYPHKNLEFLVKTFSEFSEDKSLKLVLVGREDYFYKRLKEFVNINNYKNIIFAGFVKDEDLAYLYKKCSVYVFPSLCEGFGLPPLEAMKCGAIVLSSNYSCLPEILKSSVIYFDPKDKKDLTNKLKIILNDENLKNELIEKSQMLLKEYSWEKMVFEVIDIYNSVK from the coding sequence ATGAAAATAGCAATTGATGCAAGATTTTTTGGAACAAATACTGGTATTGGAAGATACTTGGAACAATTAATTTTGAATTTGGAAAAACAAGATAATGAAAATAAATATTTTATTTTAATTAATTATGAAAATGAAAATAAATATATTTCTAAAAATAAAAACTTTGAAAAAGTAATTGTTAATATTCCGTGGTATGGAATAAAAGAGCAAATTGAGCTTCCAAAAATACTAAATAAAATAAATCCAGATTTGGTTCATTTTCCACATTTCAATGTTCCATTTTTTTACAACAAACCTTTTGTTGTTACTATTCATGATTTGATACTTACAAAATATCCAAGTCGAAGAGCTACCACACTTTCTCTTATAAAATATTTTTTAAAAAATATTTTATATAGAATTATAATAAATCGTGCTGTAGTAAAATCAAAAAAAATAATAACCGTATCTCAATTTACAAAAAAAGAAATTGTAGATTTTTTTAAGATAAATGCCGATAAAGTAATAGTTACTTACGAAGGCGTTTCCGACTTGAAACAGATTAATAATATTAATAATGAAATTATAAAAAATCTTGGTATAGAATCTCCATTTTTGCTTTATGTCGGAAACGCCTACCCACACAAAAATTTAGAATTTTTAGTAAAAACTTTTTCAGAATTTTCTGAAGATAAAAGTTTGAAATTAGTTTTAGTAGGACGCGAGGATTATTTTTATAAAAGATTAAAAGAATTTGTAAATATTAATAATTACAAGAATATAATTTTTGCAGGATTTGTTAAAGATGAAGATTTAGCGTATTTATATAAGAAATGTAGTGTTTATGTTTTTCCGTCACTTTGTGAAGGTTTTGGTTTGCCACCACTTGAGGCTATGAAATGTGGCGCAATAGTCTTATCGAGTAATTATTCATGCTTGCCAGAAATATTAAAAAGTAGTGTAATATATTTTGATCCAAAAGATAAAAAAGATTTGACAAATAAGTTAAAAATCATTTTAAATGATGAAAATTTAAAAAATGAATTGATAGAAAAATCACAGATGTTGTTAAAGGAGTATAGTTGGGAAAAAATGGTTTTTGAAGTTATTGATATTTATAATAGTGTTAAATAA
- a CDS encoding glycosyltransferase family 1 protein encodes MEDQNIKYRKIAIDVSALRQKNLSGVGKYLKNVLERLLLIDDKNEYFLFSFGHKNIPLNLNFQNKKNVHYIHKKISSKVFFLLNFLFHIPHLDILKFAGKKKKMDIIWLPNFNPCSLKYKKTKLITTIHDLSFVKYREFLNLKRKLWHDFLKIQKIVKRSNKLIAVSENTSMDLQNIYKVSKEKILVSPLGIDKKFCKIEDENLLKNVKLEYNLPDNFLLFVGVKEPRKNILSIIKAFSKLKNEDVYLVIVGSCGWKEKSWRKFYNNLSDTIKSRIIIVDYVSDEDLPAFYNLAKIFIWPSFYEGFGLPPIEALACSCPVIVSNNSSLPEILKNNAILIEAFNIENLYVVINELLTDENLYNFYKSKTIAEEFYNNWDKSAQKILNLFNKL; translated from the coding sequence ATGGAAGATCAAAACATTAAATATAGAAAAATAGCTATAGATGTGAGTGCCTTGAGACAGAAAAATCTAAGTGGCGTAGGAAAGTATTTGAAAAATGTACTTGAAAGACTATTGTTGATTGATGATAAGAATGAATATTTTTTGTTTAGTTTTGGGCATAAAAATATTCCACTAAATTTAAATTTTCAAAATAAAAAAAATGTGCATTATATTCACAAAAAAATTTCCAGTAAGGTATTTTTTTTGTTGAACTTTTTGTTTCATATCCCGCATCTGGATATTTTGAAATTTGCTGGCAAAAAAAAGAAAATGGATATAATTTGGCTTCCAAATTTCAATCCATGTTCTTTGAAATACAAAAAAACAAAACTTATAACAACAATTCATGATTTGAGTTTTGTAAAATATAGAGAGTTTTTGAATTTGAAAAGAAAACTTTGGCATGATTTTTTAAAAATTCAAAAAATTGTAAAAAGAAGTAATAAATTAATAGCTGTTTCTGAAAACACATCAATGGATTTGCAAAATATTTACAAAGTCTCAAAAGAGAAAATATTGGTAAGTCCACTTGGAATTGATAAAAAATTTTGTAAGATAGAGGATGAAAATTTATTGAAAAATGTAAAATTAGAATATAATTTACCGGACAATTTTTTATTATTTGTTGGAGTAAAAGAGCCAAGAAAAAATATTCTTTCAATAATAAAAGCCTTTTCAAAATTAAAAAATGAAGATGTGTATTTGGTAATTGTAGGATCTTGTGGTTGGAAGGAAAAAAGTTGGAGAAAATTTTATAATAATTTGAGCGATACTATAAAATCTAGAATAATCATTGTAGATTATGTAAGTGATGAGGATTTACCCGCTTTTTATAATTTGGCAAAAATTTTTATTTGGCCATCATTTTATGAAGGTTTTGGTCTACCACCTATTGAAGCACTAGCATGTTCTTGTCCAGTAATTGTCTCAAATAATTCATCACTTCCTGAAATTTTGAAAAACAATGCAATTCTTATTGAAGCTTTTAATATAGAAAATTTGTATGTAGTTATAAATGAATTATTGACTGATGAAAATTTATACAATTTTTATAAATCAAAAACAATAGCTGAAGAGTTTTATAATAATTGGGACAAATCAGCACAAAAAATATTAAATTTGTTTAATAAATTATAA
- a CDS encoding glycosyltransferase, translating to MIDNKKIAITHDHLFQIGGAENVLLEFHKMFPESPIYTLICNRRSKEFLKGCNIITSNIQKIPGATKLFKWFLVFMPKAWESFDLLKYDIILSSTSAFAKGISKAKNAVHFCYCHTPTRYLWSDMKEYVDDLRFPKFLKFFLINILEKMRHWDFKKAQEVDYFIANSKFVAERIKKYYKRDSEIIYPPVDTEKCYSEKKEDYYILVSRLRPYKKVDLAIKAFNQLKLPLKIIGGGDKYVDYLKSISKNNIEFLGEVSDDVKYKYLSKAKAFIHPQEEDFGISAVEAMASGCPVIAYGSGGALETVIDGETGVFFEEQNWESLAEAILDFSNKSFDCEFIKNYAEKFNIQRFRNEIKNYIEEKYSNHL from the coding sequence ATGATAGACAACAAAAAAATAGCAATAACTCATGATCATTTGTTTCAAATAGGTGGAGCTGAAAATGTTCTTTTGGAATTTCATAAAATGTTTCCTGAAAGTCCAATATATACCCTTATTTGTAATCGTAGGAGTAAGGAATTTTTGAAAGGTTGTAATATTATTACTTCAAATATTCAAAAGATTCCAGGCGCAACAAAGCTTTTCAAATGGTTTTTGGTTTTTATGCCAAAAGCTTGGGAAAGTTTTGATTTGTTAAAATACGATATAATACTTTCTTCAACTTCTGCTTTTGCAAAAGGAATAAGCAAAGCAAAAAATGCTGTTCACTTTTGTTATTGTCATACTCCAACTAGATATTTGTGGAGTGATATGAAAGAATATGTTGATGATTTGAGATTTCCAAAATTTTTGAAATTTTTTCTTATAAATATTTTAGAAAAAATGAGACATTGGGATTTTAAAAAAGCTCAAGAAGTTGATTATTTTATTGCAAATTCAAAATTTGTTGCAGAAAGAATAAAAAAATATTATAAAAGAGATTCAGAAATTATTTATCCACCAGTAGATACTGAAAAGTGTTACAGTGAAAAAAAAGAAGATTATTATATTTTGGTTTCACGACTTAGGCCATATAAAAAAGTAGATCTCGCAATAAAAGCTTTCAATCAATTAAAATTACCACTCAAAATTATTGGAGGTGGTGATAAGTATGTAGATTATCTAAAAAGTATTTCAAAAAATAATATAGAATTTTTGGGAGAAGTGAGTGATGATGTAAAGTATAAATATTTGTCAAAAGCAAAAGCATTTATTCATCCGCAAGAAGAGGATTTTGGAATATCCGCTGTTGAAGCAATGGCTTCTGGATGTCCTGTGATAGCTTATGGCTCCGGTGGAGCGCTTGAAACAGTTATAGATGGTGAAACAGGTGTATTTTTTGAAGAACAGAACTGGGAGTCGCTAGCAGAGGCAATTTTGGATTTTTCAAATAAAAGTTTTGACTGCGAATTTATAAAAAATTATGCGGAGAAATTCAATATTCAGAGATTTAGAAATGAGATAAAAAATTATATAGAAGAGAAATATAGCAACCATTTATAG
- a CDS encoding sugar transferase → MRKNKLILDVIEVPLDFVLLILSGILAYYLRFAQMVVQYRPVIFDLPFFLFFKILIIVSFVALIVFMFSGLYNFEKRNLQSKVSKVFVACSTFILILIVAFFFNQRLFSSRFIVLFYWAFSIFFMLIERIILNIIRKILIKKGVIQSKVVIINKEDSQLINEFRKNKSLGFNIIKTYNTLDNSTIEDLKILLNNSNIDEVILLDPYADRAMVNNLVNICNIHHVVYKYAASLLDTKIINFEIDTIAGVPIIEIKGTLLDGWGRIWKRVLDILLSLVGFVFFIPIYIIVGIIINLDTKGPILVRLTRVGAKNKEFKMYKFRSMVVGADKMKNDLMKYNERGDGPLFKMKDDPRITCVGKVLRKTSIDEIPQLVNVFLGEMSIVGPRAHEPREVAEYEDNHMKLLAIKPGITGMAQVSGRSELKFDEEVRLDIYYIENWSLWLDIKIILKTIKVVLFDKNAV, encoded by the coding sequence ATGAGGAAAAATAAATTAATATTAGATGTTATAGAAGTACCTTTGGATTTTGTACTTTTGATATTATCTGGAATTCTTGCATATTATTTGAGATTTGCACAAATGGTAGTTCAATATAGACCAGTTATATTTGATTTACCATTTTTTTTATTTTTCAAAATTCTTATAATAGTTTCTTTTGTGGCTTTAATTGTTTTTATGTTTTCAGGATTATACAATTTTGAAAAAAGAAATTTGCAAAGCAAGGTTTCAAAAGTTTTTGTAGCATGTTCTACTTTTATTTTGATTTTGATAGTTGCTTTTTTCTTTAATCAAAGATTATTTTCTTCAAGATTTATTGTTTTGTTTTATTGGGCTTTTAGTATATTTTTTATGCTTATTGAAAGAATAATTTTGAATATTATAAGAAAGATACTTATAAAAAAAGGAGTAATACAGTCGAAAGTCGTAATAATAAATAAAGAAGATTCACAACTTATAAATGAATTTAGAAAAAATAAATCTTTGGGATTTAATATAATAAAAACATATAATACATTGGACAATAGTACGATAGAAGATTTGAAAATTTTATTAAATAATTCAAATATTGATGAAGTGATATTACTTGATCCATATGCAGATAGAGCAATGGTAAATAATTTGGTAAATATTTGTAATATTCATCATGTCGTTTATAAATATGCAGCATCACTACTTGATACAAAGATTATAAATTTTGAAATAGATACAATAGCTGGGGTTCCTATTATAGAAATAAAAGGAACACTTCTAGATGGTTGGGGTAGAATATGGAAAAGAGTTTTGGATATTTTATTGTCACTTGTTGGATTTGTTTTTTTTATACCAATTTATATTATTGTAGGAATTATAATAAATCTTGATACCAAAGGTCCAATACTTGTGCGCCTTACAAGAGTTGGTGCAAAAAATAAAGAATTCAAAATGTATAAATTTAGATCAATGGTTGTGGGAGCTGATAAAATGAAAAATGATTTAATGAAATACAATGAAAGAGGAGATGGACCACTTTTCAAAATGAAAGACGACCCAAGAATTACTTGTGTTGGAAAAGTCTTGAGAAAAACATCTATTGATGAAATTCCACAGCTTGTAAATGTATTCCTTGGAGAAATGAGTATTGTGGGTCCACGTGCTCATGAGCCAAGAGAAGTAGCGGAGTATGAAGATAATCACATGAAACTTCTTGCTATAAAACCAGGAATAACTGGAATGGCACAAGTTTCTGGAAGATCTGAACTCAAGTTTGATGAAGAAGTACGTCTTGATATTTATTATATAGAAAATTGGTCTCTATGGCTTGATATAAAAATAATTTTGAAAACTATAAAAGTTGTTTTGTTTGATAAAAATGCTGTATAA
- a CDS encoding glycosyltransferase family 1 protein, translated as MKIGIDASRLNVERKTGTEWYSYYIIKNLLNIDSHNQYFLFSREKIDNEFLNYKNVKNIILKWPFNKFWTLIRLSTGLKKYKLNLFFSPSHNSPITSIKKIITWHDLGYLHYPQYYSKFQLLSLKLGAKQIKKADIIISPSEFTKNDIIENYKIYKEKIFVINHGLDFEKYKVVSNKNLLDFGINKNYIIYIGRLESKKNILKVIKSYNFFREKYNNDLELVLIGGEGYGYEETRKEIKESKYKNDIKILGWQNDANKIYLLQNASLYLNFSNFEGFGMPLLESAYCKVPMIIKDMKVFREFDFHNFCFVDDDIEVISDKMNFILNNLNFKNEIVEHNYLISEKYSWENSAKKTLKVFDSINVKSQDFPQKSGSL; from the coding sequence ATGAAAATAGGAATAGATGCATCAAGATTAAACGTAGAAAGAAAGACAGGTACAGAGTGGTATTCATATTATATTATAAAAAATTTATTAAATATTGATTCTCACAATCAATATTTTTTGTTCTCCAGAGAAAAAATAGATAATGAATTTTTGAATTATAAAAATGTAAAAAATATAATTTTGAAATGGCCTTTTAATAAGTTTTGGACGCTTATAAGGCTTAGTACTGGTTTAAAAAAATATAAATTAAATTTATTTTTTTCCCCATCTCACAATTCACCAATTACAAGTATAAAAAAAATAATTACTTGGCATGATTTGGGGTATTTACATTATCCTCAATATTATTCAAAGTTTCAATTATTATCTTTAAAATTAGGAGCAAAACAGATTAAAAAAGCAGATATTATAATTTCTCCATCTGAATTTACCAAAAATGATATTATAGAAAATTATAAGATATATAAAGAAAAAATTTTTGTAATAAATCATGGATTAGATTTTGAAAAATACAAAGTAGTTTCAAATAAAAATCTTTTGGACTTTGGAATAAATAAAAATTATATTATTTATATAGGAAGATTAGAATCAAAGAAAAATATTTTGAAAGTAATTAAATCTTATAATTTTTTTAGAGAAAAATATAATAATGATTTAGAATTAGTTTTGATAGGTGGTGAGGGATATGGGTATGAAGAAACAAGAAAAGAAATAAAGGAATCTAAATATAAAAATGATATAAAAATATTGGGATGGCAAAATGATGCAAATAAAATATATCTATTACAAAATGCAAGTTTGTATTTGAATTTTTCTAATTTTGAAGGATTTGGAATGCCACTTTTAGAGTCTGCGTATTGTAAAGTTCCTATGATTATAAAGGATATGAAAGTATTTAGAGAATTTGATTTTCATAATTTTTGTTTTGTTGATGATGATATTGAAGTAATTTCAGATAAAATGAATTTTATTCTAAATAATCTAAATTTTAAAAATGAAATTGTAGAACATAATTATTTGATAAGTGAAAAATATTCTTGGGAAAATAGTGCAAAGAAAACTTTGAAAGTTTTTGATTCTATAAATGTGAAGAGCCAGGATTTTCCTCAAAAATCTGGCTCTCTATAG
- a CDS encoding rod shape-determining protein, whose translation MFRKKIGIDLGTTTTLVYVPKKGIIINEPSVVAVSLIDKKVLAVGNEAKEMIGRTPDSIVAHRPLKDGVIADYKTTESMLRYFINKALSGIKIFRPEVMISVPAGITSTERRAVISATIASGAKAAYIIKQPLAAAIGAEIPIGSASGHMIVELGGGTTEIAVISLGGIVTCDSVRIGGTKFDNAIAEYIKKKYSLAIGETTAENIKIKIGSALFLSDKDKMNLEIKGRDLVSGLPRMLKITSDDITEALQNELYGIVSAVKGVLYNTPPELSADVMEKGMILSGGTAQLRNLDKLISQATGVPCYVSDRSYLCVVKGTGVALENLDSYKRSILSAR comes from the coding sequence ATGTTTAGAAAAAAAATAGGAATAGATTTAGGTACAACTACAACATTAGTTTATGTACCAAAAAAAGGGATCATTATAAATGAACCCTCCGTTGTTGCTGTTTCTTTAATTGATAAAAAAGTATTGGCCGTTGGAAATGAAGCAAAAGAAATGATAGGAAGAACTCCTGACTCTATAGTGGCTCATAGACCCCTTAAAGATGGTGTGATAGCCGACTACAAGACTACAGAGAGTATGCTTAGATATTTTATTAATAAAGCATTGTCAGGAATTAAAATATTTAGACCAGAAGTTATGATATCAGTGCCAGCAGGCATTACTTCTACAGAAAGAAGAGCTGTAATAAGCGCTACTATAGCGTCTGGTGCAAAAGCTGCATATATTATAAAACAACCTCTTGCAGCCGCTATTGGAGCTGAAATACCAATTGGTTCTGCTTCAGGTCATATGATAGTGGAACTTGGTGGTGGCACAACAGAGATAGCTGTTATATCACTTGGTGGTATTGTTACTTGTGATTCTGTAAGAATTGGTGGTACAAAATTTGATAATGCTATAGCTGAATATATAAAGAAAAAATATTCTCTTGCAATAGGAGAAACAACTGCGGAAAACATAAAAATAAAAATTGGCTCAGCTTTATTTTTAAGTGATAAAGATAAAATGAACTTAGAAATAAAAGGTCGTGATTTAGTATCAGGACTTCCTAGGATGTTGAAAATAACTTCAGATGATATTACAGAAGCACTTCAAAATGAGTTATATGGAATAGTATCAGCTGTAAAAGGAGTTTTGTATAATACGCCACCTGAATTATCTGCAGATGTTATGGAAAAGGGGATGATTTTATCTGGTGGTACTGCACAGCTTAGAAATTTGGATAAATTAATATCACAAGCAACCGGTGTCCCATGTTATGTTTCAGATCGTTCTTATTTGTGTGTTGTCAAAGGTACAGGAGTTGCTCTTGAAAATTTGGATTCATACAAAAGAAGTATTTTATCAGCAAGATAA
- the greA gene encoding transcription elongation factor GreA — MGNINYLTEEGLQKIKEELEDLKNVKRPEVVKKIDAARQFGDLSENAAYHDAREEQGFIEGRILELESLVKNSEIVDTSAVNKDCIQIGNRVKVDFNGDKKEFEIVGAPEADPINGFISYNSPLGDSLLNKRQGDEFEFQAPKGKIKCKILEIK, encoded by the coding sequence ATGGGAAATATAAATTATCTAACAGAAGAAGGTTTACAAAAAATTAAAGAAGAACTAGAAGATTTGAAAAATGTAAAAAGACCAGAAGTTGTAAAAAAAATAGATGCAGCAAGACAGTTTGGTGATCTTTCTGAAAATGCTGCTTATCATGATGCTAGAGAAGAACAGGGATTTATAGAGGGTAGAATTCTTGAATTAGAAAGTCTTGTCAAAAACTCTGAAATAGTTGATACGAGTGCTGTAAATAAAGACTGTATTCAGATAGGAAATCGTGTCAAAGTAGATTTTAATGGTGATAAAAAAGAATTTGAAATTGTAGGTGCTCCAGAGGCAGATCCTATAAATGGATTTATATCTTATAATTCACCACTTGGAGATTCTTTGTTAAATAAAAGACAAGGAGATGAATTTGAATTTCAAGCTCCAAAAGGTAAGATTAAATGTAAAATATTAGAAATTAAATAA
- the mrdA gene encoding penicillin-binding protein 2, which yields MDFFEISDFNFSEERNKKSLNLDNYELNNSIGGFIDTFSSGPVKSLGVIINRNKFLFLIVLISLFAFITFGRLFYLQLVEGGYYRSLADGNRIRIKRIEPNRGIIYDNLQKPLLKNSPSFSLQIIPVDLPKDKEDLLKLQEQINKKLGDTDINLSDYLSDNILENFQPRIIKESISYEQAMDLMVFSNDINGLSIVINNKREYPYIGYFSHLFGYMGDISENEYKKLKDSGYYLDDKIGKSGLEFIYENSLKGIFGKKKIEVDSVGKEIKELAVEQPVDGKNLLLHLDGDLQLTITNLLADVLKKYNLKKASVVAVDPNDGGIMAIVSTPTFDNNLFSEKLTPEIYNSLMNDPDKPMFFRAVSGEYPPGSTFKLVMASAALEAGTIDKNTTFLSTGGIHIGQWFFPDWKYGGHGATNVIKAIAESVNTFFYNIGGGYNEFQGLGLEKIDFYADQFGLSKKLGIDLPNEASGFLPTENWKEEVINEPWYIGDTYHLSIGQGYALVTPLQVAMFTSAIANGGTLYSPQVVDKMFDKNFVYEINLQILNSNFISKENISIIEEGMNAATKVGSCRYLSTLPFESAGKTGTAQFGTENKTHAWFTGYAPYNNPEMVLTIIIEGGGEGSSVAVPLARDIFLWYFKDRLENDTSL from the coding sequence ATGGATTTTTTTGAAATATCAGATTTTAATTTTTCAGAAGAAAGAAACAAAAAGTCTCTTAATCTTGATAATTATGAACTAAATAATAGTATTGGTGGTTTTATTGATACATTTTCAAGTGGTCCTGTAAAAAGTTTGGGAGTAATAATCAATAGAAATAAATTTTTATTTTTGATAGTTTTGATATCTCTTTTTGCATTTATAACTTTTGGAAGACTTTTTTATCTTCAACTTGTAGAGGGTGGATATTACAGATCTTTGGCTGATGGAAATAGAATTAGAATAAAAAGAATAGAACCAAATAGAGGAATAATATATGATAATTTACAAAAACCACTTTTAAAAAATAGTCCTAGTTTTTCTTTGCAAATAATTCCCGTGGATTTACCAAAAGACAAAGAAGATCTTTTGAAATTACAAGAACAAATTAATAAAAAATTAGGGGATACTGATATAAATTTATCAGATTATTTGTCAGATAATATTTTGGAAAATTTTCAACCTAGAATAATAAAGGAGTCTATTAGTTATGAGCAGGCTATGGATTTGATGGTTTTTTCAAATGATATCAATGGTCTTTCAATCGTAATAAATAATAAAAGAGAATATCCATATATAGGATATTTTTCCCATTTGTTTGGATATATGGGTGATATATCTGAAAATGAATATAAAAAATTGAAGGATAGTGGATATTATTTAGATGATAAAATAGGTAAGAGTGGTTTAGAATTTATTTATGAGAATTCATTAAAAGGAATTTTTGGAAAAAAGAAAATAGAGGTAGATTCTGTTGGAAAAGAAATAAAAGAGCTTGCAGTAGAACAACCTGTTGATGGAAAAAATTTACTATTGCATTTGGATGGAGATTTACAATTAACTATTACAAATTTATTAGCTGATGTTTTAAAAAAATATAATTTAAAAAAGGCAAGTGTTGTGGCTGTAGATCCAAATGATGGGGGCATTATGGCGATTGTTAGTACACCTACATTTGATAATAATTTATTTTCTGAAAAATTAACACCTGAAATATACAATAGTTTAATGAATGATCCAGATAAACCAATGTTTTTTAGAGCTGTATCTGGGGAGTATCCACCTGGTTCTACTTTTAAACTAGTCATGGCTTCAGCTGCACTTGAAGCTGGTACTATAGATAAAAATACAACCTTTTTAAGTACAGGTGGTATCCATATAGGTCAATGGTTTTTTCCTGATTGGAAATATGGTGGTCATGGTGCTACAAATGTAATAAAAGCAATAGCAGAATCAGTGAATACGTTTTTTTATAATATTGGAGGTGGCTATAATGAATTTCAAGGACTTGGACTAGAAAAAATAGATTTTTATGCAGATCAATTTGGATTATCCAAAAAGTTGGGTATAGATTTACCAAATGAAGCAAGTGGATTTCTGCCAACAGAAAATTGGAAAGAAGAAGTGATAAATGAACCTTGGTATATAGGAGATACATATCATTTAAGTATTGGTCAAGGCTATGCCCTTGTAACTCCACTTCAAGTGGCAATGTTTACATCGGCTATTGCAAATGGAGGAACGCTTTATAGCCCACAAGTAGTAGATAAAATGTTTGATAAAAATTTTGTATATGAAATAAACTTACAAATTTTGAATTCAAATTTTATAAGTAAAGAAAATATATCTATAATTGAAGAGGGTATGAATGCAGCTACAAAAGTTGGAAGTTGTAGATATTTATCTACGTTACCATTTGAATCAGCTGGTAAAACAGGTACAGCTCAATTTGGTACAGAAAACAAGACTCATGCTTGGTTTACTGGATATGCTCCATATAATAATCCAGAAATGGTTTTGACAATAATTATAGAAGGTGGTGGAGAGGGTAGTAGTGTAGCCGTGCCTCTTGCTAGAGACATATTCTTATGGTATTTTAAAGATAGACTAGAAAATGATACATCTTTATAA
- the mreC gene encoding rod shape-determining protein MreC: MVPKLKKKNLFWIFVVGIVIILLHYYGIISPLENLFFKAFSPLRNKVYSTSKDVNIFAFINDYKSLKKENEELSIKNINNIIDESYIKKLEEENEVLKKSLSYFENSNKEFVVAKVISGFNLESNNILVINRGSRHGIDIGMPVVFQEGVIVGVIIKVDKEFSDILLLSDKNSLITSTIYGQDKTNGIIKGDLDYGLEMDYIPIDTQINEGDIVVSAGLEKEIPNGLVIGQIKEVIVERGDFFKKAIVYPSVEYQNLNFVSVIKKF; this comes from the coding sequence ATGGTTCCAAAATTAAAAAAGAAAAATTTATTCTGGATTTTTGTTGTTGGTATAGTAATTATACTTTTGCACTACTATGGAATTATATCTCCTTTAGAAAATTTATTTTTTAAAGCTTTTTCTCCGTTAAGAAATAAGGTGTATTCTACTAGTAAAGATGTTAATATTTTTGCTTTTATAAATGATTATAAAAGTCTTAAGAAAGAAAATGAAGAATTAAGTATAAAAAATATTAATAATATTATAGATGAAAGTTATATTAAGAAATTAGAAGAAGAAAATGAAGTTTTGAAAAAGAGTCTTTCTTATTTTGAAAATTCTAATAAAGAATTTGTTGTTGCAAAAGTGATTTCAGGTTTTAATTTAGAAAGTAATAATATATTGGTTATAAATAGAGGGTCTAGACATGGAATAGATATTGGCATGCCAGTTGTTTTTCAGGAGGGGGTAATAGTTGGGGTTATAATAAAAGTAGATAAAGAATTTTCAGATATTTTGTTGTTAAGTGATAAAAATAGTCTTATTACATCTACTATATATGGTCAAGATAAAACAAATGGGATAATAAAAGGAGATTTAGATTATGGTTTAGAGATGGATTATATACCTATTGATACACAAATAAATGAAGGTGATATCGTTGTCAGTGCGGGGTTAGAAAAAGAAATTCCAAATGGACTTGTAATAGGGCAAATAAAAGAAGTAATAGTTGAAAGAGGAGACTTTTTTAAAAAAGCTATAGTTTATCCATCCGTTGAGTATCAAAATTTAAATTTTGTAAGTGTAATAAAAAAATTCTAG